A window of the Miscanthus floridulus cultivar M001 chromosome 14, ASM1932011v1, whole genome shotgun sequence genome harbors these coding sequences:
- the LOC136505794 gene encoding serine/threonine-protein phosphatase 7 long form homolog produces the protein MADKDVWTMRTPPLICFYAVEYHLPHRVARQFGRLQPSPPDDFSTGWQLHKFNRQKNKKITNWQLEHQRYIDEWMLMEQNNMGIHAVHHDKVFHDYLVWFGQRTRLQLRPAWTEQDIADIASEDEGNNPYDQATREGRQVEIAPALARASMEIMRTVADQGRALMIPVGDPDEVSMLRQHIQRAMHRL, from the exons ATGGCAGACAAGGACGTCTGGACGATGAGGACCcccccccttatttgtttctatgcagtggagtaccatctccctcaccgtgtagcacgacagtttggtaggctgcagccttctccacccgatgatttctccaccggttggcagctccacaa gttcaacagacaaaaaaataagaagatcaccaactggcagctggagcaccagcgctacattgatgagtggatgttgatggagcagaacaacatgggcatccacgccgtccatcATGACAAGGTATTCcatgattaccttgtttggtttggtcaacgaacaaggcttcaattgaggcccgcttggacggagcaagacattgctgacattgcgagcgaggatgagggcaacaacccatatgaccaagctacccgagaaggcaggcaagttgagatcgcccctgcgttagccagagct agcatggagataatgaggacagtggccgaccaaggaagggcattgatgattcctgtgggcgatcctgatgaggtctccatgttacgacagcacattcag cgtgccatgcatcgcctatga
- the LOC136502646 gene encoding protein NUCLEAR FUSION DEFECTIVE 4-like codes for MPMPPVPWPRTRWMALAASALIQCCAGSSYCFGVYSPALKASQGYDQSALDAVAFFKDVGANAGVLSGLLAAWAPGGRRRPWIVLLAGALLCVAGYLPMWLAVAGVAPAPLPLMCLYMLLAAQAQTFFNTADVVSAVENFPDRRGTVIGIMKGFLGLSGAILVQIYRTLHIDPSSFILMLAVLPTAVTLVLMYFVDVHNPNERYNKKFLDAFSLIAVTVAGYLMILIICGQIFSISSAAQSICFVVLLILVMSPIAVALKAQTPHEESISEQRTGLLREEVTEDSDNATSSTALGGSDQDLSAGKENLNVLQAMYKLNFWLLFLAMACGMGSGLATVNNISQIGGSLGYTTKETNTLVSLWSIWNFSGRFGAGFISDHFLRQRGIGRPFFIGVTLLIMSAGHAIISSGLPASLYIGSVLIGVCYGCQWALMPSITSEIFGLNHFGTIFNMVAVASPVGSYILSVCIVGYIYDIESPPDEHSCVGKQCFVLSFMIMAGVCMFGSAVAFVLFIRTRKFYRRVIYARLQSFLD; via the exons ATGCCCATGCCGCCGGTGCCATGGCCGCGGACGCGATGGATGGCGCTGGCCGCGAGCGCGCTGATCCAGTGCTGCGCGGGGAGCTCCTACTGCTTCGGCGTCTACTCCCCGGCGCTCAAGGCCTCACAGGGCTACGACCAGTCCGCGCTCGACGCCGTCGCCTTCTTCAAGGACGTCGGCGCCAACGCCGGGGTCCTCTCGGGCCTCCTCGCCGCGTGGGCGCCGGGGGGCCGGAGGCGCCCCTGGATCGTTCTCCTCGCCGGCGCCCTGCTCTGCGTCGCCGGGTACCTCCCCATGTGGCTCGCTGTCGCGGGGGTCGCGCCCGCGCCGCTCCCGCTCATGTGCCTCTACATGCTGCTCGCCGCGCAGGCGCAGACTTTCTTCAACACCGCTGACGTTGTCTCCGCCGTCGAGAACTTCCCCGACCGACGAGGCACTGTCATCGGCATCATGAAG GGTTTTCTAGGCCTAAGTGGGGCAATACTTGTCCAAATTTACCGCACTCTCCACATTGATCCCAGCTCTTTCATACTGATGCTGGCAGTTTTGCCCACAGCCGTCACATTGGTGCTTATGTATTTTGTGGATGTCCACAACCCCAATGAACGGTACAACAAGAAATTCCTAGACGCTTTCTCCCTCATTGCTGTTACTGTTGCCGGATACTTGATGATTCTCATAATCTGTGGTCAAATTTTCTCGATAAGCTCAGCTGCGCAGAGCATTTGTTTCGTGGTACTCTTGATACTAGTGATGTCTCCGATAGCCGTCGCTTTAAAGGCCCAGACACCACATGAGGAATCAATCTCAGAACAAAGGACTGGACTGCTCCGTGAAGAGGTCACAGAGGATTCTGACAATGCTACCTCCAGTACCGCACTTGGGGGATCTGACCAAGACCTGTCTGCTGGCAAAGAGAACCTGAATGTATTACAGGCCATGTACAAACTCAACTTCTGGTTGCTCTTCCTAGCAATGGCTTGCGGAATGGGATCAGGTCTGGCCACGGTGAACAATATCAGCCAGATCGGCGGCTCACTTGGCTACACGACCAAGGAGACCAACACACTTGTGTCACTCTGGAGCATATGGAACTTTTCAGGGCGGTTCGGTGCAGGCTTCATATCTGACCATTTCCTTCGCCAGCGAGGAATTGGGAGGCCATTCTTTATAGGTGTTACGCTACTGATCATGAGCGCCGGTCATGCCATCATCTCCTCCGGTCTCCCTGCATCACTCTACATTGGGTCGGTGCTGATCGGCGTGTGCTATGGGTGTCAGTGGGCCCTGATGCCGAGCATAACATCTGAGATCTTTGGGCTGAACCATTTTGGCACAATATTCAACATGGTGGCTGTTGCGAGCCCTGTTGGGTCTTACATCCTCTCGGTGTGCATTGTGGGCTACATATATGACATCGAATCGCCACCAGATGAGCACTCCTGTGTAGGTAAGCAATGCTTTGTGCTCTCTTTCATGATCATGGCCGGTGTCTGTATGTTCGGGTCTGCTGTTGCGTTTGTGTTGTTTATCAGAACAAGGAAGTTCTATAGGCGTGTCATATATGCGAGGTTGCAGTCTTTTCTAGACTAG
- the LOC136502647 gene encoding AAA-ATPase ASD, mitochondrial-like produces the protein MAVVDKWTGLGSALASFLFLWSMVQRHVPVTLSHRVATWANKLASYFNPYLEITISEYGAKRFRRSDFFLAAEAYLSDACAPRARKLKAELGRDSSNLQVSVGDNVEVTDAFQGATVWWYVAKKVPRSNVISLYGHQDEPRTYRVVFHRRHRDLVVGRYLPHVLQEGRAVTVRNRQRRLFTNNPSGGGRGRGDVWSHVAFEHPATFDTLAMDPEEKEEIVDDLEAFREAKDYYTKVGKAWKRGYLLYGPPGTGKSTMIAAMANFLDYDVYDLELTAVNNNTDLRKLFIETTGKSIIVIEDIDCSVDLTGKRKDKKAKSDKAADGDDKPKLPMEPDKDEGSKVTLSGLLNFIDGLWSACGGERIIIFTTNHKDKLDPALIRRGRMDRHIEMSYCRFRAFKVLAKNYLDVEEHELFGQIAQLLEETDMSPADVAENLMPMSKKKKRDANACFEGLVEALKQAKQEAAAKALAEAAKAKEEAEAKEKAEAEAKEAKEKDKAAAEATENRGEDKGKDSKMSNGEIKEGDK, from the coding sequence atggcggtggtggaCAAGTGGACGGGCCTAGGTTCGGCGCTCGCGAGCTTCCTCTTCCTGTGGTCCATGGTGCAGAGACACGTCCCCGTCACCCTCAGCCACCGCGTCGCCACCTGGGCCAACAAGCTCGCCTCCTACTTCAACCCCTACCTCGAGATCACCATCTCCGAGTACGGCGCCAAGCGCTTCCGCCGCAGCGACTTCTTCCTCGCCGCCGAGGCCTACCTCTCCGACGCGTGCGCGCCGCGCGCCCGCAAGCTCAAGGCCGAGCTCGGCAGGGACAGCAGCAACCTCCAGGTCTCGGTCGGCGACAACGTCGAGGTCACCGACGCCTTCCAGGGCGCCACGGTCTGGTGGTACGTCGCCAAGAAGGTGCCCAGGTCCAACGTCATCAGCTTATACGGCCACCAGGACGAGCCCCGCACCTACCGGGTCGTCTTCCACCGGCGCCACCGCGACCTCGTCGTCGGCAGGTACCTGCCCCACGTCCTCCAGGAAGGCCGCGCCGTCACCGTCCGCAACCGCCAGCGCCGCCTCTTCACCAATAATCCCAGCGGCGGCGGCCGTGGGAGGGGCGACGTCTGGAGCCACGTCGCGTTCGAGCACCCGGCCACGTTCGACACGCTCGCCATGGACCCTGAGGAGAAGGAGGAGATCGTCGACGACCTCGAGGCGTTCCGGGAGGCTAAGGACTACTACACCAAGGTCGGCAAGGCGTGGAAGCGAGGGTACCTGCTCTATGGACCCCCCGGCACCGGCAAGTCCACCATGATCGCCGCCATGGCCAACTTCCTCGACTACGACGTCTACGACCTCGAGCTCACGGCGGTCAACAACAACACCGACCTGCGGAAGCTCTTCATCGAGACCACCGGCAAGTCCATCATCGTCATCGAGGACATCGACTGCTCCGTCGACCTCACCGGCAAGCGCAAGGACAAGAAGGCCAAGTCCGACAAGGCAGCAGACGGTGACGACAAGCCCAAGCTGCCGATGGAGCCCGACAAGGACGAAGGCAGCAAGGTGACCCTTTCGGGGCTGCTCAACTTCATCGACGGGCTCTGGTCGGCGTGCGGCGGAGAGcgcatcatcatcttcaccaccaaccACAAGGACAAGCTGGACCCGGCGCTGATCCGGCGAGGCAGGATGGACAGGCACATCGAGATGTCCTACTGCCGCTTCCGGGCCTTCAAGGTGCTCGCCAAGAACTACCTGGACGTCGAGGAGCACGAGCTGTTCGGCCAGATAGCGCAGCTGCTCGAGGAGACAGACATGTCGCCGGCAGATGTGGCCGAGAACCTGATGCCCATgtccaagaagaagaaaagggacGCCAACGCATGCTTCGAGGGTCTTGTGGAGGCTCTGAAGCAGGCCAAACAGGAGGCGGCCGCTAAGGCGCTGGCTGAGGCGGCCAAGGCGAAGGAGGAAGCAGAGGCGAAGGAGAAGGCAGAAGCGGAGGCAAAGGAGGCCAAAGAGAAAGACAAGGCAGCGGCGGAGGCAAcagaaaacagaggagaagacaAAGGGAAGGATAGCAAGATGAGCAACGGAGAAATCAAGGAAGgtgacaagtga